The Betaproteobacteria bacterium DNA segment CGCGCGCGGCCCGCACCTGGCCGCCATCAGGGCGAACGGTCTCAAGCTCGTCGGCCACGACGGAGCCGAAGTGGTGGCGCGCGAGGTGAAGGCGACCAGCAGCATGGAGGAAGCCGGCGTCCAGGACGTCGTGATCCTCGGCATGAAGGCGCAGCAGTTGCCGCCGGTGGCGGCTGATCTGCGGGTGATGTTCGGCCCGGATACGGTCGTGGTGCCGACACAGAACGGCATTCCCTTCTGGTACTTCCAGAAGCACGGCGGCGAGCTCGACGGGCGCATTGTGGAATCGGTCGATCCCGGCGGCGTGTGCGTCGCGAACATCGAGAAGGAGCGCATCGTCGGGTGTGTCGTCTATCCTGCGGCCGAGATTGCCGCTCCCGGCGTGATCCACGTGATCGAGGGCGACCGGTTTCC contains these protein-coding regions:
- a CDS encoding 2-dehydropantoate 2-reductase; translation: MKICVVGAGSIGGMLGAKLALAGEEVTLIARGPHLAAIRANGLKLVGHDGAEVVAREVKATSSMEEAGVQDVVILGMKAQQLPPVAADLRVMFGPDTVVVPTQNGIPFWYFQKHGGELDGRIVESVDPGGVCVANIEKERIVGCVVYPAAEIAAPGVIHVIEGDRFPIGEIDGVETERARRISDAFIRSGYKSPILPNIRSEMWLKLWGNLTFNPISALSHSTLVDICQYPLSRDLAAKMMTEAQTI